Part of the Mytilus trossulus isolate FHL-02 chromosome 2, PNRI_Mtr1.1.1.hap1, whole genome shotgun sequence genome is shown below.
AATGTCAGAAGGTTTAGGGAAAAAAGAAAAGGTGAAGAAAATCTTGAAATTGTAGAAATTGAAGATGTAAAGAATTTTACAAATAGAATGAAAAAATCCAGAGCAATAAAAAACTTAAGAGAGCACTTCCTCAGACTCCTAGAAAAAAAGGCTGAGCTTTTGATAAACCTTTTGACGGGGAAAAAATCTAAGCAGTCACCTACAATGGCAAAATTAAGGCAAATGAACATTGTTAAATCCCCTGAcgaaattgaaaatgatgaaATAGCAAAGCATGTCTTAGTTGATGTTAAAAAAGTCCTGACTCATACAAAAGCTCAAAGATCAAAAGACGATTTCGAGGTAGTTGATATTTTTCCGAAAAGGAAGTTTAGTTGCATTATATACAGACGATGAAGGAGAAGACTTTTATCTAATGAAGGCAGGATCATGTCAAGAAAAACTGCAAAGTTCGGAAACTGACGATTGGCAGGGTCAGTACCCAGAAGGAACTACCGTTATTCGTGGAttatattatagaaaaaaatgacctTTATCGTACAGTTTAATTCAACGTAAAAATGTAATTGTGAGTGTCAAATCTGTCTTATATGTAACAAATGATATTTTGACGGACTCCGTAATCGATTTGTCCTTGGCCATTCACGAAGAAATTATTGGACTGGCAGAGCAAAGCAGTTTATAACAGACTATTCGGAATAAAATTGAACGAGTTATTTTGTCTTTGAAttgcttttatattttgtatatttcttaaaaagtaaacaaacaaacattaaaaaaagacaaactaaaGAAACAATTAACGTAAACTGAAAgggaaacaaacaaaacaaacatacaatcgaattaaaaaaacatcaaatttagTCTTTCAATGCCGTCGTTTTTCAACGTTTCATTTTTCCATGTAGAAAACGTCGTAATTCGACGTTACGTTTGGTGAAACCAGTATCGTGCGTAACGTCAGGTGCTCTAGAAAGGTAGTCAAATACTGCTATACATATGGAACGCCATAGCTGTcttatgtgtctttttttattgcttttctattataagatgatgcttttctattataagatggtgcttttctattataagatggtgcttttctattataagatggtggttttctattataagatggtgcttttctattataaggtggttttctattataagatgcttttctattataaggtgcttttttattataaggtggttttctattataaggtgcttttctattataaggtgcttttttattataaggtggttttctattataaggtgcttttctattataaggtgcttttctattataaggtgcttttttattataagatgcttttctattataaggtgcttttctattataaggtgcttttttattatgtgATGGTGGTTCCCGTGATTAACCGGGAGTGTGGGGAAGCACTAATGACAGGACGATTGCCCGGATATTGAGAGGACGGTTGACCGGACGAGATATAAAtagtcataacttttttgttattctgtagattggtttaatatttgtagaccttaaagatattaaaatatattttatgaaaatcaaagaaaataagtgaaaaaaatatttttgagcaACTAAAGTTGACCGGACGGTATTCACACTCGTCGTTATACACTGTACATATATTCAACTTgttcaattcaatttaaaatattttattgttcaaatatcaaatgtacatttaaacaaaGGGATTGGACAAAAGGCAGTGCCTATACAAATCCTTTCCCATACAAGATGGATTGAATAACATGCATGATAGTATATAATTTTCTGGTAAGTTAATAGATCATACGTTGTTGCAGTGAGTCAGGGAGGCAGTTCCTCCACTTCTTGAAGTATTTTTTgtgtatacattatatacaaataactaTGTTAACAAAGTTAAAGCAAGACCTACTGAAGGTGATGTCGAATTTTATACCAAAATAATAAGTGTTGGTTAGGAATCAAGTAGATCATAAAGTGATTTTTACTCAAATTCACAAGCTCACTGCAACAAAGTTGTtctatttatatgaataaaaagaattcATTGGCCCTTTTttgcaatacataaataatttagTGTACCATCTTATTACATGACtattaatttcttgatttttgataatataattactaatacaaaaaataaaataaaatatatataaatttatttgcaaaaagATGCTAAACACAAttggttgttttttgtgttaaaaGTTAGGTTTGTCTTTAATTAAGACTAAAGAGTGGTACACTGTGGTTATAGGCTGGTTTCTAAACagtatatatcacatgaattattataaaatcttCCAGTTTCATGAATATATTGTTGTACATATGTAAATATCTCTGTGTTTTCGTCAATATTTAAGTCTGAGCAACCCTGTAGAAGGACATCAAGATTGACATTTTCAAAGTTACTTATTTTTTGAAAGAGCTCATATCtctgataaatgtaaaaatggacaaacataaaagaaatgaatattATCTTCTACTGGATCTCCACATGCACACATAGAGCTGTCCGACAAATGATCACAGAAGAGATGATCTTTTAGATCACTAGCCTCATTTCTTAATTGGCAGTGGATTATATTAACTTTACGTGAACCAGTGGAAAAGAAAACAGGACAAGGACTTATGTcctcatttagttttcttttaaatcctGTGaagcttaaaatatttttaacttctCCATCAAGGGAATTCCACTTTTCAAGAGTATGTGgaataaaactgtttttatagGCTGTGGTTCGACACTGAGGAGTtttaaattccttttttttttctcagaccATACTGGTCATTAGTGTTTGTATATGACAAGATATCAGCAGCAATATAATTAGGAATATCTCCAGAAATAGTTTTATGAAGaaacaataatttgtttttctgacGTCAACAAGTGTTAATATCTTTGACAATATTTGTCCAAGTAATTCAGGAATCTgtgagatttaaaaacaaattatacgaaaatataaacttatagtagaaaaaaatatttttctgctaAAAAGGTTGACCGGACTAAATTCACATTCGCCGATGTGtttaacagagacatatatgatACATGAAGAGATTCGCACatctataattgtattttaggTCTTTGgctttaaatatattaacagGATTTTCTTTCTTCACAGAAGGTTGACTGTCAGTAAGAAGTATCTGATGATCTTGACTGCCATTATCAGCATACCTCAATCTTAGTAGATTTCGGTGTTTATACAACCTTTCTGTTTTGACTGAGGTATTTTTAACTTGGCTGGTATTTTCAACTTGGCtgatgttttgttgtttttggagACTGAGATTCTAAGGGAAAGGACATTCAAATAATGTGCCTCCTAAGAGTCCGAGAAGCTCTCGGGATGCACGATTTTGCGTATTTTTTCAAGGTTTCTGGGGGTCTTGAGCGACCGCCAGACCCCTCACCGAATGATGAATATATTTTGCctcacttttaaatttaaatatagtgACAGACTAGTTAGTGACAGTGCAGTATTATACAAGAGTAACTTTGTGTTCGATGCCCgtcctttattttctattgtaaaGTGTCTGAACACGACTGAATGCAAGTTTACTCCTTCGATGTTAAAGGTCATATTGGAAtacattgttgttgtttttcaaatgatttgataCCGGCAGATTGGTGGTCTCACTTTAATTTAATCCATGTCAGCTATCtagttttatctttaaaaagagAGAGAGccagttttgttttctttaataaaaagttcaattcaCTGTAATCTTTGTTTGGATTCTGATTGCCATCTGATTATATAAGTTAattcaattaaatgtatttgatgtctCAGATGTGAAAACTTAAATGACATGATTATTTGCTTGATTGGTGATTACGACTGGTGTCAAAATTAGATAGTAAtctaattaaatacatgtaataaatattttatatatcagctcaaagtttttattaatttattttattttatttatttattaacgaaatgcacatttatacccctgggggttaataaaaaaaccaccttataataaaaaagcaccttataatagaaaagcaccttataatagaaaagcaccttataatagaaaaccacctaataataaaaaagcaccttataatagaaaagcaccttataatagaaaaccaccttataataaaaaagcacctcataatagaaaagcaccttataatagaaaaccaccttataatagaaaaccaccttataataaaaaagcaccttataatagaaaaccaccttataatagaaaaccaccatcttataatagaaaagcaccatcttataatagaaaagcaccatcttataatagaaaaccatcatcttataatagaaaaccaccatcttataatagaaaagcaccttcttataatagaaaagcaccatcttataatagaaaaccaccatcttataatagaaaaccaccatcttataatagaaaaccaccatcttataatagaaaaccaccatcttataatagaaaagcaccatcttattaTAGAAAAgcatcatcttataatagaaaagcaataaaaaagacacataagacagctatggcgttccatatatacatgtggcacccatcgtgttacttatgttattacatttccggtaaatagtctaattctgtaggtcacattcgtaaAAAGGTAAGgatattgtagttacgacataaggaacgtATCCGATATCACTGGTtgttccataacggtcaaccaactcgtgatggcgtccgtaaaatttacgaagggatgatttcaacttcaccatatGGAACTcatggtttaatagcttccttgtgagcagcaaccatTTGTCAAGGAAATTATTATAGGAtatacaagcccgggaatatcgtatcatttAGGAGatagatacaaaaaatgtatattacgtatgcaggcgctgctagAATGTTGGAAGTTGTCATGCTATTTCGCAAttaccaaaattttataaaaaaaaaactcccatGTTTACATGTTCACTTTAagatattggaaagacataccAGAATTTCAACCAAGTTATAacttttgttaatttcattgcAAAAGCGGAACGTCAAAAAgttgtaaacatataaatactAGTAAATGAAAGGAATTTTAGAAGCATCTATCATTTGTCAAATTTATGTCATTTTAGCAGGACCAGTAGATATGGAGCTGGACCAGTATGTTTTCCCGTCCTCTGGTACGGCTGGCCAGTACGTAAAAAAGCATAAATTCGACCCCTGTTCACTTATTTGCAATTAATTCTATACTAATATTTATCTCAGGGGGTTTTGTCAATCTTGTGTTTTGTAATTGGTAATATCGATTTAAATTGCATTCTGACTTATACATTGTACTTTCGTTTTGGTCAATTTCATTCTAAAACACGACCATATTTCCTTTGTATTAAAAAAGCGTTAGTGTTTtagaatgaaattgaaatacGTACTGGCCAGCCGGACCAGTGGACGGAAAAACATACTGGTCCGGCTCCATATCTACTGGTCCTGCTAAAATGACATTCATTTGACAAATGATAGATGCTCATAAAATTCCTTTTATGTACTAGTAACTACAATatccttcccttttcacgaatgtgacccacagaattagactatttaccgtatttgtaataacataaataacacgacgggtgccagatgtggagcaggatctgattacctttctagagcacctgagatcaccccggggttttttttttggtggggtACGTATAagttagtctttagttttctatatggTGTCTTGTGAACTataatattatttgtctgtttgtctttttattttttagccatggcgttgtcagtttgttttcaatctatAAGTTTTACTGTCCCCCTGGTATTTTCGCCTTCTTTGGAATGAGACAAAGTGCCACGAAACATTTACAGCAaaatgcattgagtgtgtaggtaaatgcaatatatttgacaagcttgcttgctagctggaCCGTGAAGTCGTCAGATAAGGAGTAGTCTGTCTAGTACTAAAAAAGCCAGATTAGTTACCTGTTGGACTCGTCTACTCTCAAAGGAGGGTATTATAccttacctaataatgacttcacgatTCCGTTTAGCAAACAAGCTATTCATAGATATTACcttacctacacactcaatgtaTTGTGCTGTAGGttgttggtttaaaaaaaaatatcttcatccGACACCTGTCTTGATAATTCCAAATATCTTCTAGTACATATTTTGTGTGAAACAGTATATAGATTGATAGATTTGTGCATGTAGTTTTTAAATGATTCCTCGTTTACCTTCttgtcaaaatttgaatttactaGTATATCAAAATGGCTTCGTACTTCTTAACTTGATGCCTAAAGTTTGTTAATGTTTTACTCAAACTCTGTTTacagatacaaataaaaaataataataaaataaaatcgtGTAAGAGTTCAATgacactagttaaaaatataatcattttcCCCCCAAgggttatattttttaatatatttgcaAGTTTGCGTATTTCAGACACTTTGATAATTAAAACTGTCTTCATTTaagtacatgtactagtattttTTCATAGTATACTGTTGCAAACCTTGACAGTTAAGTTTACGTTTTGTTGTCTGGCCAACTATGCTTTTGTATTTGAGAAATTAAGCTGttgctgttatttttttctcttcgtgatatttgatgtttttatatttgctcatgtacattttcaaaattttgttttttagtttaaaatttgtagatACCCTGCATTTTCCtaaaattaatcatttatactaaaaaaaaatatcacttgcgcatttattttcattgatgctttatatgaatgtttatttttttataaattggaaTTTTGTAAAGTTAAAGACTTTGTTTCAATGACAGGAAACTATAGCGTTTGCTAATGGCGCAGAAGACATGTCAATTGAAATGGCGGGAGTCAATTGAAATGGCGGGATTATTTTCTGTTAAAGTTTTGACAATTTCAGTGTGTCGTCCTTTCCAAGCCATTTGCCATGGAAGCATACCATCATTATCCGGAATATCAGGATCCGCCTTATACTCTAAAAGTATGTGAACTATTTCTAAGTGTCCTTCTCTTGAAGCTACGTATAATGCTGAACGGCCATTATTGTCACGTTTGTTAGCGTCAGCGTTTTTGTCAAGTAAAAATTTAACGATATCTGTGTGTCCCGCTTTGCATGCTAAAAGTAATGGCGTCTGGCCAGATTTATCTTCTTGTGAAATTCTGAAGTCATGTTTCAGCAAAAGCATCACAGGAGCAATATGACCTGTATAACAAGCTATATGCAATGCTGAGTAACCTTTGACGTCATGTAAAACATCAGCGTTTCTTTTTCTCTTAAGCAAAATATCGACCACCTCTGCATGTCCCCATGCACAAGCTGTATACAAAGGAGATCTTCCAATGGGGTCGCACTGTGTAATGTCGGCATTATTGTCGAGAAGCATTCTAACCACCGACGCATGTCCACCTTCACATGCAGTATATAACGGAGAGCGTCCACTTCtatcacattttgaaatagAAGCTTTTTGTTGCAACAACAGCTTTACAACGTTCGTATGGCCCCCTTCACATGCAAGATGTAAGGGAGCACGCAGATTATGTTCACACTGATGAATGTCGAAGTTTTTTGAAAGAAGCTGTTTGACAACACTTGTATGTCCCTGTTGACATGCAATATGCAAAGGCGAAAATCCATTGGTTGAACACTTATATACATCGAATGATGACTCGAGTAATGTTTTCACTATTTCTGAATGACCGGCTTTGCAAGCAACAAAGAATGGAGATCGACCAGCATTATCGCAAAGAAATCCATCATCTTTTCTTGTGAGTAGTAGCTTCAGTATCCTTAAGTGACCCTCTTGGCACACAATATACAATGGCGTTCGACTAGACATATCACACTTTGAAGAGTTAACATTTTGAGTCAATAAAGTTTTTACTATTTCGTAATGTCCGCCTTCACATGCTGCAAATAAAGCGGAATGTCCCATACAAGTACTTAGAGACGTGTCTGCACCTCTTTCGATGAGCAGTTTTGCAACTGGGGAATAGCCTAACATGGCCGCCACGTGTAAAGCTGATCGCCCAAATTTGTCACAAAGGTTAATGTCACATTGAAAATCTAGAAGCATTTCTACGATGTTTACGTGTCCTTCAAATACAGATTCAATTAATGGTAATCGAATACTCCTATAATCATTTTCCTTGTAATTTCGTGCTGATAGTTCTTGTCCTTGCTCTTCAATTTGTCTGAGGAGTTTTTCAACATCACTTTGTCTGGTTTTGAAATAAGCTATGAATTTTGAGCgataaatattataatgtaGTTGTTGATTATGAAAAGCACTGTATGTTATGCCCCTCTTTAAATCTTCTATCAGTCTATCGAAATATGTTTCTTCTTCGTCGGAAgagataaatataacattttcatcAGACGTAACTGCTTTGCCGTTTTGATCTTCGATTGTGTCTTCGTCAGACGAGTAATCTTCTAGATCGTCGAATGTATCTTCTTTTATCGACTCAAAGCGAAATCGGTCACCAATAAATGTACTGTCTGCGTGAGTAATGAAGCATTCTGATAAATGTTGTCCGCAGACAACAGCACcaatatcatatattttgtcatgtatCATTCGGTAAGAGTTGTCGGACTTTTTTATGTAAGTTTTCAAAAGCGAATCCAGGTGTTCTTTAAATTCTTTCCTATTAGATTGAGTCCTTAGATCTACA
Proteins encoded:
- the LOC134707914 gene encoding uncharacterized protein LOC134707914 gives rise to the protein MATADGHLIDYKTRIKEMSETIINSLHLADILDDMVSYCALTVDDRAFIDAQPTLARKNRMFLEVILSRGDIACEVFVDLLRENSHYSNLLEQIDRHAMAYDEFDSSPMNLPEESNFENLVPEYKVRLQKNYKKIASVKFHCMFDFLLAKDVLSFTDYDDIRSEATLTEQNRKLVDILMLKDEMAYQQFVDTLRLGDKCLSIAEDIETTVVTREERKRLAEQFSDKTEQQMVKLSKQVETLSSENQRLRSEVETMRDPILSSMREHFKECITDWELEEERYCVTRATNHVQQLVESVNCIVVTGSSGNGKSALIHHVALQMHKQRKYEIIPFVVDLSDIIRYSDPRKHQVFVIDDICGKVTVNVQTVDWWYTHLGQIEKILAKGTIKLLASCRLQIYNDPQFRRLKQLFNNECNLLSTDFSVLQKERILIADKYFPKSTVNYIKDLIETYDFFPLLCKLYHRRPTVDARMFFTKPIDGIREDLKVIQQFNKLQYCAIVMVIIFNNRFKFEWLKPRSSSQEVSLVISDICRECIVDLRTQSNRKEFKEHLDSLLKTYIKKSDNSYRMIHDKIYDIGAVVCGQHLSECFITHADSTFIGDRFRFESIKEDTFDDLEDYSSDEDTIEDQNGKAVTSDENVIFISSDEEETYFDRLIEDLKRGITYSAFHNQQLHYNIYRSKFIAYFKTRQSDVEKLLRQIEEQGQELSARNYKENDYRSIRLPLIESVFEGHVNIVEMLLDFQCDINLCDKFGRSALHVAAMLGYSPVAKLLIERGADTSLSTCMGHSALFAACEGGHYEIVKTLLTQNVNSSKCDMSSRTPLYIVCQEGHLRILKLLLTRKDDGFLCDNAGRSPFFVACKAGHSEIVKTLLESSFDVYKCSTNGFSPLHIACQQGHTSVVKQLLSKNFDIHQCEHNLRAPLHLACEGGHTNVVKLLLQQKASISKCDRSGRSPLYTACEGGHASVVRMLLDNNADITQCDPIGRSPLYTACAWGHAEVVDILLKRKRNADVLHDVKGYSALHIACYTGHIAPVMLLLKHDFRISQEDKSGQTPLLLACKAGHTDIVKFLLDKNADANKRDNNGRSALYVASREGHLEIVHILLEYKADPDIPDNDGMLPWQMAWKGRHTEIVKTLTENNPAISIDSRHFN